GATGTCGCGGCACGCACCGCACTCGCCGCAGGGCTCGGCCGAGGTCCCGCGTTCGCAGTTCAGCGATTTGGCGAAGATTCGGGCGATGGTCGTCTTGCCGACACCGCGCGTGCCGGTGAACAGGAAGGCGTGGTGGACGCGGCCGGAATCGAGCGCATTGGTCAGCGCACGGACCACGTGCTCCTGCCCCACCAGTTCGGCGAAGCGCTTCGGACGCCACTTGCGGGCGAGGACGAGGTAGGACATGCCCACATTCTGCCATGCCCGGTCGCGCGCACCGCGACTGCCGTCACGCCGGGTCGTCGCGCTTGTCCCGGGGCCCCGTGGCGGCTAGAATCTGCGACCCCATGAGCGGCTTGATATGGCTGGATGCCACGTTCAGGGGTGCGAAGTGCCAGGTGCGGAGAGGTGTCCGAGTGGTTGAAGGAGCACGCCTGGAAAGTGTGTAAGCGTCTAAACCGCGCTTCGGGGGTTCGAATCCCCCTCTCTCCGCCAGCTTTGCAGCAAGTGTGGGAAAAGCCCCGCCGCCAGCGCGGGGCTTTTGATGAAAGTCTTCGTGTTACCCAGTCTGTGCGTTACTGAAAGTCTCTATGGTGGCCCCGTCGGCCCCTCGCGACGCTAGGTCGAAAACTCCGCCAGGGCCGGAAGGCAGCAACGGTATTGACTGATGCGGGTGCCGAGGTCAGCCGGCGGGGCCATCGCCTTTTGCATCCCCGGGCACGACCCCGGGCACGACCCCGAGCACGAACTCAAGGCACGACCCCCAGCGCATCGGGTTCGCGGCCCGTCTTCCACTGGTCGACGACCTTCCAGCTGGCGGTGTCGACCACCGCAATCCCGTCGCCGCCGCTTATTGCCACGTATACGCGCTTGCCCGACGGATCGGCGATCACGCCGATCGGCAATGCGGCCCGACCCAGCATCGTCTCGCTGTACTGCGCTCCCTTTCGCGACAGGTCGACGGTGTGGATCACGCGCTTGCTGGTCGTATCGATCACCGACAGCGTCGCCGCGCGTGCGTTGGTAGCCAGCGCCGCGCGCGCGTCGGCGCTGAACACCACACGGATCGGGAAGCCCGGACTGGGCACCGTATGGATGGTCGCCAGCGTCGCCGGATCGTGCACGGTGACCGTGCCGGCTTCGCGGTTGCTGACCCAGACCTCGCCGCTGCGCGGGTGCACGGCCACGCCTTCGGCACCTGCACCCGCGGCGACCTCATGCGTCTTGCGGCCCGCCTTCAGGTCGACACGACTGACCGTGCCGGCATCGATCTTGGTGACGTAGGCGGTTGCGCCGTCGGCGGACAAGGCCACCATGTGGCCCCTGCCCTCGCCCAGGTCGATCGCCGATTCCACCTTGCCCTGGCCGATGTCGACCACCAGCAGCTTGCGCGACCCTTCGGTGGTGACGACCGCGCGCCGGTTGCCCGGCAGCAGGCGCATGCCGTGGGGGCGTGTGTTCTCATCCAGCCCGACAGTGCGCACCGGGGCGTCGCTGGCGAGATCGAGCACGCTCAGGCTGTTGCCCGGCGACTGCGACCCGTAGTTGCTGACCAGTGCCGTCCGGCCGTCGCTGCTGACCACGATCTCGTGCGGCCCCTGACCGGTCGCGAACTCGCCGAGCTTGCGCCCATCGCGGGTCGACAGACGCCAGACGGTGTCGGCCGACTTGTTGCCGACCAGCAGCCCGGTCGAATCCGCGGTCGGCACCACCAGCGCCAGTGACAGGCAAAGCAGGAACGGTCGGATCATCGCGACGACTCCGTGCCCCTTGCGGGGCGGTCAGGTCTGCTGCGGGTGCAGCCAGCCGGCGTCGCCGTCGGCATAGCGCTCATGCTTCCAGATCGGCACGCGTGCCTTGACCTCGTCGATGACGAAACGGCAGGCGGCGAACGCGGCGTCGCGATGGGCGGCGCTCACGCCGACCCATACCGCCAGTTCGCCGATCGCCAGGTCGCCGACGCGGTGCACGCAGCGCGCATCGAGGATGTCGAACTTCGCCAGCGCCTCGGCCAGCACGCGCTCGCCTTCGGCTTCCGCCAACGCGGCATAGGCCTCGTAGCGCAGGCCATTCACGGCACGACCGTCGTTGTGGTCGCGGACCCAGCCCTCGAAGCTGGCGTAACCGCCGACGCGATCGTCGAGCAGTTGCGCGCGCAGGCTGGCGGTGTCGAACGGGGTTTCGGAAAGATTGAAATGCGTCGTCATGTCGTTGCTGCAGTTGCGCTCAGCCGCCGCTGACCGGGGGGATGAAGGCGATCTCGCTGCCGGCGCGAACCGGCTGCTCCCAGCGCGCGAACTCGCCGTCGACCGCCACGCGCAGGCGCTCGTGCGGCAGGACGAAGCCGTGGCGCGCACGCAATGTGTCGTAGAGGCCCCGCAGGTCGCCTGCGGCCTCGACCCCTTCGCTGGCGACGCCGGCGGCGTCACGCAGGCTGGCGAAATACAGCACGGTGGCCGCGGCCATCAGGTCGCTCCAAAGTCGTGGCGGCCGCCGCGCTTGCCCAGCACGCGCGCCGGGCCCAGCACGATCGCGTGCGACAGCGCCTTGCACATGTCGTAGACCGTCAGCGCCGCCACGGTTGCGCCGGTCAGCGCTTCCATCTCCACGCCGGTGCGGTGCGTCGTGCGCACGCTGCATTCGATGCGCAGCGTGGTCGCGCCATCCCAGTCGATGCCTATCCGGCAGCCGTCGATCGGCAGCGGGTGGCAGAACGGGATCAACTCGTGCGTGCGCTTGACCGCCATGGTGCCGGCGATGATCGCGGTATCGACGATGCCGCCCTTGGCGCTCTTCAACCCGGAAGCGCGCAACTGCGCGGCCACCGCGGCTGGAAAGCGCACCTTGCATTCGGCACGCGCCTCGCGCGCAGTCGCCGCCTTGGCCGACACGTCGACCATGGCCGGACGACCGTCAGGGTCGATATGGGTGAGCTGCCTTGGCACGGCCTGCTTTGGCGCGGGCTGCTTTGGCACGGGCTGTCTCTTCGCTTTCATTCAACCGCCAATCAGAAACATCTCGACATGCCGGCGCGATGCGCCAGCCGCACCGCGCAGTTCGCTGTAACGGTCGCCGCGGTGCGCCCACAGGCTGGCCGCGCGCTCGCGCAGCGCTGATTCGCCCTGCGCCAGTGCCGGCCGCAGGTCGTGGCCCTCGGACGCGAACAGGCAGGTATAGAGCTTGCCGTCGGCGGACACGCGGGCGCGATGGCAGTCGCCGCAGAACGGTTCGCTGACCGAGCTGACGAAGCCGACTTCGCCCTGGCCATCGGCGAAGGCATAGCGCGAGGCGACTTCGCCACGGTAATTGGCCTCCAGTGCACGCAGCGGCCAGCGCGCGGCGATGCGGTCGCGCAGTTCCGCCGAAGGCACGACGCGGTCGCGCACCCAGCCGTTGCAGGTGCCCACGTCCATGTATTCGATGAAGCGCAGCACATGGCCGCTGCCGCGGAAGTGCTCGAGCAGCGGCAGCACCTGGTCGTCGTTGATGCCGCGCTCGACCACGCAGTTGAGCTTGATCGAAGCGAACCCCGCCACCCGCGCAGCCTCGATGCCGGCCAGGACATCGGCGATGTCGCCACGGCCGCCGCTCATCCGCTTGAAGCATTGCGGATCGAGGGCATCGAGGCTGACCGTGATGCGGCCAAGCCCGGCATCGCGCAGCGCGCGCGCCTGCGCCGCCAGCAGCGAACCGTTGGTCGTCAACGCGATGTCATCCAGGCCGCCGATCGCGGCCAGCCGCTGCACCAGCTGCGGCAGCCGCTTGCGCAGCAAGGGCTCGCCACCGGTCAGGCGCAGCTTGTTGACGCCGAGCGCGACGAAGCCGCGCACCAGCGTCTCGATTTCGTCGAACGACAGCCGCGACGCCGAGTCGAAACCGTAATCGTCCGGCACGCGATCGGCTGGCATGCAATACGGGCAACGGAAATTGCAGGCCTCGATCACCGACAGGCGCAAGTCGCGCAGGGGCCGGCCGCGCAGGTCCAGCGGCAGCGGCGTGGCGGTCGAGGTCGTTGGAGCTGGAACGGCACTCATGACAGTTCCGCCTGCATCGCCGTCGGATCTTCCAGCGCGACGACCTGGCCCGGATGGGCGACACGGTAGCCGCGGGCGGCGAGGATCTGGCCTTCCTCGCGGTTGCCGTAGTGGTACAGCAGGCAGCGCTCGAGCAGCGCCGGCGGGTACTCGCGCTCGAGGTCGTCGATGCCGCTGTGCGAGGGGTTGCCGTGCAGCGCGCAGTCGTGGGCGATCAACTCGCCCGCGTCGGCGAAGCGCGCCAGCATCTCCGGGATCGGGCGGGTGTCGCCGGTCCACACCACGCTGCCATGCAGGCGCAGGCCATAGGCGGTCTCGGGCCAGTGATGGCGCGTCGGGAACACTTCCAGGCGCACGCCGTCGTGCCAGAACGAGCCGCCGACCGGAATCACCTGGAAAGCATCCCAGAAGTTGACCCCACCTTCGGCCAATGCGTTCGGATAGTCGCCCACCCGCTGGTGCAGCAGCGGCACCACGGTGGCCGGCACGTACAGGCGCACCTTGCCGCGCCGCGCCGGGTCGAAGAAGGTCGAGACGAAAAGGCGCTCGAAACCGGCGACATGGTCGAGGTGGGTGTGGGTGATGTACAGCGCCGACGGCGCGTCACCGTAATACGCCTGGTAGGCGGTCAGGCCCTCGCCGCCACAATCGATGGTCAGCCACGGCACGCCATTGCGTTCGATCGTCGCCATGGCTGAGCCGAGCTCGACCGCCGACGCATTGCCGACTCCGTGCAGGCGAAGTTGCCAAACCGTGCTCGGTGAAACCATGCTCAGTAGCCTCGCTCCCAGGCGCGATCGTAGGCCTCGCGCAGACGGCCGAAATCGCGTTCCACATCCTCGACGCTGCGGTTGCCGCGCAGCTTCAGCAGCGACCTCTTGAGGCGTGCGAGGTTGCGCTCGCGCCAGCCGGTGGCGGGAATGCGCATGCGGCCGCGGTCGAGGTCGATGATCCAGCCTCTACCGGTGGTGGTGAACAACAGGTTGTGGGCGTTGAGGTCGGCGTGGTCGAGGCCGGCGCGGTGGGCACGGGCGATCAGGCGACCGGCCTCCTCCCAGGGCGCGCCGTCGCCGGCAACCGCGGCGCGGTCGGCCAGGGTGCGCACGTCATCGAGGCGCTCGAGCAGGATCGCGGCGCGGTAGAACATGCCATCGCGGCGATAGCAGGCGGCGATCGGACGCGGTACCGGCACGCCCTTCTCGGCCATGGTCCGGGTCAGGCGGAACTCGGCGAAGCTGCGCGTGCTGGCGGCACCGTGCCACCAGTAGCGGTCGCGGCTGACGCGTGCGGCCATGCCGCCGCGCAGGTAACGCCGCAGCAGCGCCGGGCCGAATGGCGCATCGACGAACCAGGCACCACCGCGTCCGCCGCTCTCGACCGGGCGCGCACGCTGTTCCCAGAACGACGGCACGAACCACTCCGGGCTCGCTTGCCGCACCCGGTTGCGGTCGAACAGAATGGCTCCGTATCCGCTGTCGTCGCGGAACGGCGTCAACTCTTCGGTAGCATCGAACCCCGTCATCCCCCGGAGTCTAGCAATTCACGTGCCCAGCAACCTGCCTTCACGCGCCGCATGCATTCCGCCTGGGCGGATCGACCGCGGATCGACCGCGGGGCGACCGGGCACGAGCCGCCCGCCCCCGGCCCGGCAATCGGCTTCCCGATGGCCGGGCCTGCATGGATGCGCCTCCGATGAAGCCCGGTAGTTCTGCACCACCACAATCGATTTGCCTGCTGCGCCTGTCTGCGCTGGGTGACGTCACCCATGTCGTGCCGCTGGTGCGCACGTTGCAGGCCGCCTGGCCGCAGGTGCGGATCACCTGGGTGATCGGCAAGGGCGAGTACCGCCTGCTGGCCGGCCTGCCGGGCGTCGACTTCGTCGAGTACGACAAGAAGACCGGCCTGGCCGGCATGCGCGCCCTGCGCCGCGAGTTGCGCCAGCGCCTGGGCGAAAATCAGCGCTTCGACGTGCTGATGCAGATGCAGGTCGCTGCGCGCGCGAACCTGCTGTCGGCCTTCATTCCGGCACGCCGGCGGATCGGCTACGACCGTTCGCGGTCGAAGGACCTGCACGGATTGTTCGTCAACGAACGCATCCCCGATCGCCCCGGCATCCATGTACTCGATGCGATCGGCAGTTTCTGCGAACCGCTCGGCCTGCACCAGGACCGGGTGCTGTGGGACTTGCCGGTACCCGACGAGGCGCGGCAATGGGCGCGCGCGCAATGGCCCGACGACGGCATGCCGACGATGCTGGTTTCGCCCTGCTCCAGCCATGCCCGGCGCAACTGGCGCCCCGAGCGGCATGCGGCACTGGCCGACCACGCCGTCGCGCGCGGCTGGCGGGTGGTGATGTGCGGCGGGCGCAGCGAGCTGGAGCGGAAGACCACCGACGCGATCATGGCCGCCATGCGCCATCCGGCACTGGACCTGGTCGGCAAGGACACCCTCAAGCAACTGCCTGCCCTGCTCGAACGTGGCCAGTTGCTGGTCACGCCCGACTCCGGCCCGATGCACATCGCCAACGCCATGGGCACCCGGGTACTGGGCCTGCACGCGGCCAGCAACCCGGCCCGCAGCGGCCCCTACAGCGACCGCCGCTACTGCGCCGACCGCTATGACGACGCAGCGCGCAAGTACCTGGGCAAGCCGGCCGCGGAGCTGAGCTGGGGCACCAAGATCGAGCACGACGGTGTCATGGACCTGGTCACGGTCGAAGACGCGATCGCTGCGTTCGAGCGCTACTGCGCCGAGCAATTGCCGCCACGCGCGGCCCCAGCAAGTCAGGAGACGAACTGATGGCTGCCTGGTTCACCGTGGTCGCGCCGCTGCTGCCGGAACTGATCCGCGCCGCCCGTCCGATGTTCACCCGCGGCAAGGAGCCGACCCAGATTCCGCAGCAGATCCGCGAGCTGCAGGACGCGGTCGACCTCAACCACCAGGCGATCAAGACCCTCGCCGCCGAAATGGAAATGACCATCACGGCGCTCAAGCAGGCATCGCTGGAACTGGAGCGCACGATCGACGGACTGCGCCAGCAACAGGCCGTGCAGGAACATCGCCTGATGCGGGTGCAGATCGTGGCGGCGGTGGCCGCGACCGTGGCGGCGCTGTCGTTTGCGGTGGCTGCCTACGCGCTGGCCACCTGACTCGTGCGGGAGCGAGCTGATTCGCTCCCGCCGGGGAAGGACTACGGCGTCGCGCCGGTCCGGTAGTCCTGGTAGGACTTCTCCTCGACATAGGCCGAGCCCAGCGCGAGGTTGATGTCCTTCTTGATGCGGGCGCGCTCGTCGTTCTCGAAGTAGACGCTGCGGGCCAGGCGCACGAACTCGTCATCGAAGGCCTGGGCCTTCTCCTTGATGCGGATGTCGTCCTCGATCACCCACAGGCGCTCGTTGACGGCCTTGAGGTCGGCGCGCAGGCGGGCGATGTCCTTGCCGGCAGCCGGATGCGCCATCCAGGTCTGCTCCAGCGCGGACAGTTCATTGCGGACATTGGCCAGCTTGGCGGGGTCGCTCATGCGCTCGGACTTGATCTGCAGGATCGCGATCTTGTCGAGCAGTTCGCCAAAGGACACCGGGACCAGGATTTCGGACATGACGACGCCGTTCGTTCAGGGGAGCGATAGTGTAGCCGGCCGAAGTTGTCGGCGACCGGACGCCGGTGCTTGCCGCAGGCGCGCAAGCCCCGTAGAATTCCCGGCTCGCTGCACCATCCGGAGAGGTGGCAGAGTGGTTGAATGTACCTGACTCGAAATCAGGCGTACGTTTATAGCGTACCGGGGGTTCGAATCCCCCCCTCTCCGCCAGATTCACGCAAACGCCCCCTCGTGGGGCGTTTTGCGTTTTGCGGTCATTGGCCGGCGCAGGCCATGTCCGGCGCCGATATTGCGTTGCCGCCCCCGCCTTTTCCTTGCCTCGCGGCCGCTCGGCCACGATGATTCCGTTATCCGCCATCAAGCACCTGACAGCGACCGGCATGATCGACGCATGATCGAATTCGGACACCTCACCCACGTCGGCCTGCGCCGCGAGCTCAACGAAGACACCTATTACGGTGACGGCGAGCTGGGTCTGTGGCTGGTCGCCGACGGCATGGGCGGTCACGAATACGGCGAGGTCGCAAGCGCGCTGGCACGCGAGACCATCGTCCGCGAGATCCGCGACGGCACGCCGCTGGCGCAGGCCATCCGCATCGCCGACGAAGAGATCATCCGCACGTCCAAGCGCCGCAACGACGCACTGCCGATGGGAACGACCGTGGTCGCCGCGCGCATCGCCGGCAACCGCTTCGAAGTCGCCTGGGTCGGTGACAGCCGCGTGTATCTGTGGCGCGAAGGCCACCTTGCCCAGCTGTCGCAGGATCACAGCTATGTCCAGGAGCTGATCGCCAACGGCGCGATCACCCATGAACAGGCGCGCAGCCATCCCCACCGCAACGTGGTGACGCAGGCCCTGGGTGTGACCGATCCGCGCAACCTCAACGTCGAGACCATGACCGGCGAACTCAGGCCGGGCATGCAGCTGCTGCTGTGCAGCGACGGCTTGACCGAGGAGGTCGATGACCGCGGCATCGCCAGGGTGCTGGCGCAGGACGACTGCAGCGCGCAGGAATGCGTGGACTCGCTGGTCGCCGCTGCGCTGGATGGCGGCGGCTCCGACAACGTCACCGTGATCCTGGTCCGCCACCACTGATCGCAGCCCGGCCTGTCGCCGGGCCGCGCCGTTCGCAGGGACTCAGGCCGGCTCGAGCACCGGCTCGGCTGCCGCGACCACGATGAACTGGTCCCAGACGCACTTGCCGGCCTTCTTGCGCAGCTTCTCCAGGCGCGCTTCGTGCGCGGCCTGCTCTTCGGCGGCCACCTGCACGCGCGGACGCGCCGCGGCCGGGTCGGTACGGAAGCTGACCACCTCGACCTGCGAGCCGGCGGCGTCGCTGGCAAAACCGATCTCTTCCTGACCCGAGGTCAGGGCGAGGTAGACCTCGGCCAGGATCTGGGCATCGAGCAGCGCGCCGTGCAGCTGGCGATGCGAGTTGTCCACGCCCAGGCGCTTGCACAACGCATCGAGCGAGTTGCGCTGGCCAGGGAACCGCTGGCGCGCCATCAGCAGCGTGTCTTCGACGTTGCAGCGTTCGCGCAGGCCGCCGTAATGCGGGCCGACCAGGCGCAGCTCGTTGTCGAGGAAGCCGACGTCGAACGCGGCGTTGTGGATGATCAGTTCGGCGCCGTCGATGAAGGCGATGAACTCTTCGACGACATCGGCGAACACCGGCTTGTCGGCGAGGAAATCCAGGGTCAGTCCGGTGACTTCCTGCGCGCCCTGCTCGAAATCGCAGTCCGGCTTCAGGTAGACGTGGAAGGTGCGTCCACTGGGGCGGCGCTCGATGTATTCCACGCAGCCGATTTCAACCACGCGGTTGCCGCGTTCCCAGCTCAGGCCGGTGGTTTCGGTATCAAGGATGATCTGCCGCATCGGCGTCATTGTCCCACGATCATCGCCTGCCGGGGCAGGCGGGACGGCATGGAAAGCAGACGGCCGGCCATCAGCGGGCCGCGACCGAGCTGCCACGCAGGCGCTGCGCCTGCAGGCGGGCGAGCACGTCGACGCGCTCGTTGTCGGGATCGCCGGAGTGGCCCTTCACCCATTTCCACTGGATCGAATGGCGCTGCGCCGCTGCGTGCAGGCGCTCCCACAGATCGCGGTTCTTGACCGGATCGCCGCCGGCGGTCTTCCAGCCGCGACGGACCCAGTTGCCGATCCACTCGGTGATGCCCTGGCGCACGTACTGCGAGTCGGTGTGGAGGATCACATCGCACGGCTCGCTGAGCGTTTCCAGCGCCATGATCGCCGCCATCAGCTCCATGCGGTTGTTGGTGGTGTCGGCCTCGCCGCCGGCGACTTCGCGTTCGCGACCGCGGAAGCGCAGCAGCGCGGCCCAGCCGCCGGGACCCGGGTTGCCCAGGCAGGCACCGTCGGTATGGATATCGACCTGCTTTCGCTCGTCGGCCTTGCTTGCGTCGGTCTTGCTTGCGTCAGTACTCATCGCAGCATTATCGCCGCCATCGCGCGCCTGTAGCAGCCCGATTGCAGATGTCGATCGATTCGCACCTAGACCTGGCTCCAGCGCAGGTTGCGCAGCGGCGCTGGCGGGATCAGTGCATGCACCCGCTTGTTGACGGTCAGTGCGATGCCGGCGCGCAGGCGATCGGCGGCGCCGACACCGACTTCCCCGTGGGCCACGCGCCAGTGCGGTCCCAGCCACTGCAGGCTGACCGACTCAACCGCGAACCCGGCGCGGCGCAGCGCCGACTGCCAGCCGCCGGGATCGTGTGCGTGCAGGCCGGTGCGGGCCCAGCGCGCGCGATATGGACTCCACGGGTTCAGTGCCGCCAGCCACAACGTGCCGCCGGGCATCAGCATCCGCGCGCATTCGTCCAGGACGAAGTCGATCGAGAAACCGTCGTCGAGCGCGTGCTGGATCAGGATCGCGCCAAACGCCTCGCTGGCGAACGGCAGCGGCAACCGGCAGCGGACCCCGCCGTCGAAGCCGGCGCCGTTGCGGCGCAAGACCAGCCCGCGGCCTCCGGCAAGGTCCGGCGCAGCGGACCCGGCCACGCCGATCCATGCCCAGGGCGCGGCCGGTGGCCGCGACGCCAGCACTCGCGCCATCGCCGCCTCCTGCACCGCCAGCAGGCCCTGCCCAGCCTCGCTGCTGAACCAGGCGAGCGGCGCATGAGCCGGATCTGGTTGACGGGGGTGGGAACGCGGGGGCATGGTCGGGGCCGGTTCGGATACTGGTTGGGAGCGGTTCGTACGGTTGGCCCCGTCGATTGTGCGGCACTCCCACCGCCCACGGGCAAGCTTCCCGGACAAGGTTCCCAGGCTGTCGAGCACCCAAGGATCACTGCGCATGCGCCTTCAGGCCCTGCCCGCCCTGAATGACAACTACATCTGGGTCTGTGCAGCCGACGACGGCTCGCGCGCCCTGATCGTCGACCCGAGCGAGGCAGGACCGGTCCTGGCCGCGGCCGAGGCAGGCCTGCAGCCAGCCGGAATCCTGCTGACCCACCACCACCACGACCACATCGGCGGCGTCCCCGGCCTGCTCGAACGCTGGCCGCGATTGCCGGTGATCGGCCCGGCCGACGAGCGCATCACGACCGCGACCACCCGCGTGGGCGACGGCGACCGGTTCGAGCTGGCCGGCTGGCAGTTCGAGGTCATTGCCCTGCCCGGCCACACCCTCAGCCACGTGGCCTACGTCGGCCACGACCTGCTGTTCTGCGGCGACACCCTGTTCAGCCTTGGCTGCGGGCGGCTGTTCGAAGGCACGCCGGCACAGATGCACGGCTCGCTTTCGCGGCTGGCCGCCCTGCCCGGGCAAACCCGGGTCTGTTGCGGACATGAGTACACGCTCTCAAACGCGGCCTTTGCCCGCGTGGTAGAACCCGGAAACCCGGCGCTGAGGCGTCGCACCGAGGAAGCCCAGACGATGCGCCAGACCGGTCTACCGACCCTGCCCACCACGATCGCCAGCGAACTGGCGGCCAATCCATTCCTTCGCGTCGACAGTTCCGAGGTACGTACCGCGCTGCAGCGGCAAACCGGCCAGGCCCCGGCCGACAGCGTGGAAGCATTCGCCCAGTTGCGGCGCTGGAAGGACGGATTCGTCGCGTGACCTGCGCCCCTACGTGGCGCCGGCTGGCCGCCGGACTCCTGCTGGGCGGCGCCATCGCGCTGCCCGCGACCGCCCAGGACAACCCGGCCAACCCGACCACCCCGGCCCCGGCCCCGGCCTCGACGCCGGCCGCGGTGGCCGGACCGGCCGACCCGGCGACCCGCAATGGTCGCGAGATCTACGAGGACTTCCGCCGCGGACTGGCCGAACCCGAGTGCGAGGCCGGCGGCGTTTCCAAGCGTTGGCGCCAGCATTTCGCCACCGCCCCCAAGCGCCTGGCCGCCGACGACGACCTGCTGCCGCTGTTCGGTTACGTCGTCGACGCCCTGCGCCAGGCGCACCTGCCGACCGAATTCGCGCTGATTCCGTTCGTCGAGAGCGGCTATCGCCCCGGCGCACGCAGTCCGGCCGGGCCGGCCGGGTTGTGGCAGATGATCGCCATCACCGCGCGCAACCATGACGTGCCAATGCGCAAGGGTTACGACGGGCGCCTGTCGCCGGTCGACTCGACCACGGCAGCCGTGCGCTACCTCAAGACGCTGCACGGCATGTTCGCAGGCGACTGGCGGCTGACGGTGATGGCCTACAACGCCGGCGAATACCGCGTGCTGGGTGCGCTCAAGCGCAGCGGCCAGACCGCCCGCGACGCCAGACCCGAACAACTGCAGGGCCTGTCCGACATCACCCAGGCGTACGTCCGCAAGCTGCACGCGCTGTCGTGCCTGATGGAACAGGCCGACGACCGCGAGGAGTGGCTGCGCTCACTGGATCGCCCCGTGCCGCGACTGCAAGCGGTGACCCTGCCTGCGGACGTCAAGCGCATCGACCAGTGGGCCACGCGCACCGGCCAGGACAGCGATCAGCTCAAGCGGCTCAATCCGGTCCACGCCGACGGCATCGCCAGCCGACCGGCGCGCATCCTCGCCACGCCGGCGCCGGCGCCGGCGTCACTGGACCCGGCCGCTGCTGTCGCCGCTTCAGCGGCGCCCACGACCGACGGCGCGCCCGTCGCCGCGGC
Above is a genomic segment from Lysobacter sp. S4-A87 containing:
- a CDS encoding YncE family protein, producing the protein MIRPFLLCLSLALVVPTADSTGLLVGNKSADTVWRLSTRDGRKLGEFATGQGPHEIVVSSDGRTALVSNYGSQSPGNSLSVLDLASDAPVRTVGLDENTRPHGMRLLPGNRRAVVTTEGSRKLLVVDIGQGKVESAIDLGEGRGHMVALSADGATAYVTKIDAGTVSRVDLKAGRKTHEVAAGAGAEGVAVHPRSGEVWVSNREAGTVTVHDPATLATIHTVPSPGFPIRVVFSADARAALATNARAATLSVIDTTSKRVIHTVDLSRKGAQYSETMLGRAALPIGVIADPSGKRVYVAISGGDGIAVVDTASWKVVDQWKTGREPDALGVVP
- a CDS encoding molybdenum cofactor biosynthesis protein MoaE, coding for MTTHFNLSETPFDTASLRAQLLDDRVGGYASFEGWVRDHNDGRAVNGLRYEAYAALAEAEGERVLAEALAKFDILDARCVHRVGDLAIGELAVWVGVSAAHRDAAFAACRFVIDEVKARVPIWKHERYADGDAGWLHPQQT
- a CDS encoding MoaD/ThiS family protein; translated protein: MMAAATVLYFASLRDAAGVASEGVEAAGDLRGLYDTLRARHGFVLPHERLRVAVDGEFARWEQPVRAGSEIAFIPPVSGG
- the moaC gene encoding cyclic pyranopterin monophosphate synthase MoaC: MPKQPAPKQAVPRQLTHIDPDGRPAMVDVSAKAATAREARAECKVRFPAAVAAQLRASGLKSAKGGIVDTAIIAGTMAVKRTHELIPFCHPLPIDGCRIGIDWDGATTLRIECSVRTTHRTGVEMEALTGATVAALTVYDMCKALSHAIVLGPARVLGKRGGRHDFGAT
- the moaA gene encoding GTP 3',8-cyclase MoaA; amino-acid sequence: MSAVPAPTTSTATPLPLDLRGRPLRDLRLSVIEACNFRCPYCMPADRVPDDYGFDSASRLSFDEIETLVRGFVALGVNKLRLTGGEPLLRKRLPQLVQRLAAIGGLDDIALTTNGSLLAAQARALRDAGLGRITVSLDALDPQCFKRMSGGRGDIADVLAGIEAARVAGFASIKLNCVVERGINDDQVLPLLEHFRGSGHVLRFIEYMDVGTCNGWVRDRVVPSAELRDRIAARWPLRALEANYRGEVASRYAFADGQGEVGFVSSVSEPFCGDCHRARVSADGKLYTCLFASEGHDLRPALAQGESALRERAASLWAHRGDRYSELRGAAGASRRHVEMFLIGG
- a CDS encoding MBL fold metallo-hydrolase; the encoded protein is MVSPSTVWQLRLHGVGNASAVELGSAMATIERNGVPWLTIDCGGEGLTAYQAYYGDAPSALYITHTHLDHVAGFERLFVSTFFDPARRGKVRLYVPATVVPLLHQRVGDYPNALAEGGVNFWDAFQVIPVGGSFWHDGVRLEVFPTRHHWPETAYGLRLHGSVVWTGDTRPIPEMLARFADAGELIAHDCALHGNPSHSGIDDLEREYPPALLERCLLYHYGNREEGQILAARGYRVAHPGQVVALEDPTAMQAELS
- a CDS encoding 3-deoxy-D-manno-octulosonic acid kinase; translated protein: MTGFDATEELTPFRDDSGYGAILFDRNRVRQASPEWFVPSFWEQRARPVESGGRGGAWFVDAPFGPALLRRYLRGGMAARVSRDRYWWHGAASTRSFAEFRLTRTMAEKGVPVPRPIAACYRRDGMFYRAAILLERLDDVRTLADRAAVAGDGAPWEEAGRLIARAHRAGLDHADLNAHNLLFTTTGRGWIIDLDRGRMRIPATGWRERNLARLKRSLLKLRGNRSVEDVERDFGRLREAYDRAWERGY
- a CDS encoding glycosyltransferase family 9 protein, whose amino-acid sequence is MKPGSSAPPQSICLLRLSALGDVTHVVPLVRTLQAAWPQVRITWVIGKGEYRLLAGLPGVDFVEYDKKTGLAGMRALRRELRQRLGENQRFDVLMQMQVAARANLLSAFIPARRRIGYDRSRSKDLHGLFVNERIPDRPGIHVLDAIGSFCEPLGLHQDRVLWDLPVPDEARQWARAQWPDDGMPTMLVSPCSSHARRNWRPERHAALADHAVARGWRVVMCGGRSELERKTTDAIMAAMRHPALDLVGKDTLKQLPALLERGQLLVTPDSGPMHIANAMGTRVLGLHAASNPARSGPYSDRRYCADRYDDAARKYLGKPAAELSWGTKIEHDGVMDLVTVEDAIAAFERYCAEQLPPRAAPASQETN
- a CDS encoding DUF6165 family protein is translated as MSEILVPVSFGELLDKIAILQIKSERMSDPAKLANVRNELSALEQTWMAHPAAGKDIARLRADLKAVNERLWVIEDDIRIKEKAQAFDDEFVRLARSVYFENDERARIKKDINLALGSAYVEEKSYQDYRTGATP
- a CDS encoding PP2C family serine/threonine-protein phosphatase, with translation MIEFGHLTHVGLRRELNEDTYYGDGELGLWLVADGMGGHEYGEVASALARETIVREIRDGTPLAQAIRIADEEIIRTSKRRNDALPMGTTVVAARIAGNRFEVAWVGDSRVYLWREGHLAQLSQDHSYVQELIANGAITHEQARSHPHRNVVTQALGVTDPRNLNVETMTGELRPGMQLLLCSDGLTEEVDDRGIARVLAQDDCSAQECVDSLVAAALDGGGSDNVTVILVRHH
- the dnaQ gene encoding DNA polymerase III subunit epsilon, producing the protein MRQIILDTETTGLSWERGNRVVEIGCVEYIERRPSGRTFHVYLKPDCDFEQGAQEVTGLTLDFLADKPVFADVVEEFIAFIDGAELIIHNAAFDVGFLDNELRLVGPHYGGLRERCNVEDTLLMARQRFPGQRNSLDALCKRLGVDNSHRQLHGALLDAQILAEVYLALTSGQEEIGFASDAAGSQVEVVSFRTDPAAARPRVQVAAEEQAAHEARLEKLRKKAGKCVWDQFIVVAAAEPVLEPA